In the genome of Chiloscyllium plagiosum isolate BGI_BamShark_2017 unplaced genomic scaffold, ASM401019v2 scaf_81537, whole genome shotgun sequence, one region contains:
- the LOC122546321 gene encoding gastrula zinc finger protein XlCGF8.2DB-like has translation MRERSRALLKEVYPITQLKEHHTIHEDRKRTFMCTRVGNRFSQLTDLLAEQCVHAGERLFICSMCGKNFSRSSNLLAHQRVHSGERPFSCCTCGRRFSRSSNLLAHQRVHTGERPFSCSTCGEEFTRSSSLQTHQRVHTGERPFSCSTCGKEFTRSSHLLRHQRIHTGEMPFTCSVCGKGFTQSSNLLTHQLVHSGERPFICSLCGKGFTRSSHLLTHHRIHEGERPFTCSVCGKAFIQSSSLLTHQRVHTGERPFVCCVCGRRFTRSSNLLSHQSVHTGEKPFTCSVCGNRFTRSSSLLAHQHVHTGEKPFICAVCGKRFTRSSNLVTHQRVHTGERPFTCSVCGKGFTRSSNLLTHQRVHI, from the exons ATGAGAGAGCGCTCCAGAGCACTGCTGAAAGAAGTTTACCCAATTACACAGCTGAAAGAGCATCACACCATTCATG AAGACAGGAAACGTACATTTATGTGTACTCGCGTTGGGAACAGGTTTAGTCAGCTGACTGATCTCTTGGCAGAACAGTGTGTGCACGCAGGGGAAAGGCTGTTCATATGCTCCATGTGTGGGAAGAATTTCTCTCGTTCATCAAATTTGCTGGCCCACCAGCGAGTTCACAgtggggagaggcccttcagctgctgcACGTGTGGCAGGAGATTCTCTCGTTCATCAAATCTGCTGgcgcaccagcgagttcacactggggagagacctttCAGCTGCTCCACCTGTGGGGAAGAATTCACACGGTCGTCTAGTTTGCagacacaccagcgagttcacactggggagaggccatttagtTGCTCTACATGTGGGAAGGAGTTCACACGCTCATCCCATCTGTTGAGACACCAGCGCATTCACACAGGAGAGATGCctttcacctgctcagtgtgtgggaagggattcactcaatcttccAATTTGTTGACACACCAGCTTGTTCACTCTGGGGAACGGCCATTCATATGCTCactgtgtgggaagggattcactcggtCGTCTCACCTTCTGACGCACCATCGTATTCATGAAGGAGAAAGGCCATTTACCTGTTCTGTGTGTGGGAAGGCATTTATCCAGTCCTCCAGtctgctgacacaccagcgagttcacactggggagaggccatttgtTTGTTGTGTCTGTGGGAGGAGATTCACTCGGTCATCCAACCTGCTGTCACATCAGAGTGTTCATACTGGTGAGAaaccgttcacctgctctgtaTGTGGAAATAGATTCACTCGTTCCTCCAGCCTGTTGGCACACCAGCACGTTCatactggggagaaaccattcatctGTGCTGTATGTGGGAAAAGATTCACTCGCTCATCCAACCTGGTTACAcaccaacgtgttcacactggagagagaccattTACATGTTCTGTGTGTGGAAAAGGATTCACTCGTTCATCTAACCTGCTGACACACCAACGAGTTCACATTTAA